The following nucleotide sequence is from Azoarcus sp. CIB.
ACCGCCTCGGCCAGCACCAGACCGGAAAAGTCCATGACCAGCGCGATCAGCACGATGTGCATCACGTTGGGCAAGACATGACGCCGCAGGATGGCGGAGGTGCCTACCCCGAAGGCGCGGGCTGCCTGCACGTATTCCAGTTCGCGCAGCTTCAGCGTCTCGCCGCGCAGCAGACGGCACAGCCCGGTCCAGCTCGTTATGCCGAGGATCAGGCACAAGGCCAGGAGCCGCGCGTCGGCACGCTCGGCTGCGGTCGAGAACCACTGCGGATGGGTGTCGATCACCACCTGCATCATCAGCACCGCCGCGGCGATCAGCAGCACACCGGGAATGGCATTGAGGACCGTATAGACGTACTGGATCACGTCGTCGACCCAGCCTCCGAGATACCCCGCCATGATGCCCAGCGCGACAGCGAACGGCAGCATCACGAGCGTCGTCAGCGTCCCGATGATCAGCGCGGTGCGCACGCTCTTGAGCGACAGGTAAAGCACGTCCTGTCCGACCTTGTCGGTACCGAAGACGTGGTAGTACGGCGCAAGCTTGATCGCCAGAATCGTCACCACGAGCACGCAGGCGAAGGTGACGAGCGCAGCCCGCCACGCCAGATCCGTCTCGCCGCGCCACAGGGCGCGAGCGGCCTCCCCCATCCCTTTCCCGCGCCTGCGCGCCAGCATGACGACGAGGATTGCCGTGACGGCGATCCAGACTTCCATCGCGCCGGCAACGCCGGTCGCGATCCGTCGCGCGACATCGTCATCGCGCTCGTCGGTCGCCTCACCCAGGTGAGCCCCGGCCCACGCGAGCCGCGGGTAGATGCGCGCCTGCCCTCCCCCGGGAAGTTCGACCGTCTCGCGTGCATACAACTCCGTCGCGAAGGGCGCCGAATAGGTCTTCTCGACACGCGTACGCAGGGGGGCGAGCAGGACATCCAGTGCGCTCAGCACCTCGGACGAGTGGGCGACCGGCGCATTCTCCGCCGCGCCGTTGGCAACTGGCAGCAGCGGCCGGAAATGGAGGCTGTCGACGATGCCGATGGCGAGGAAAGCGAGCAGGATCACCGCCGAAGCCATGCCGCTGGCGCGGCCGCCCACCCTGCCCCAGGCGGCACGCAGCGGGGCCTCCCTGCGGACATGGACGACCGTTGCGACGCCGATCGCAAGCAGCAGGAAGAACAGCACATCGGTCCACAGCAGAACGGGCAGGAATCCCATCGCCTACTCCAGCCTCACGCGCGGATCGACCAGCGTATAGGAAATGTCGGTCAGGATCAGGCCGACGATGTATAGCACCGAACCGATGAACACCATCGCCCGCACGACGGCGAAGTCCTGCGCGTTGATGGCGTCGATCGTGTAACTGCCCAGGCCGGGGATGCCGAAGAACGACTCGACCAGCAGGCTGCCCATGAAAAGCAGCGGAATGACCACGACGACACCGGTCAGGATCGGGATCATCGCGTTCTTCAGCACGTGCCGGAACAGCACGACTCGCTCGGAGAGCCCCTTCGCGCGCGCGGTTCGCACGTAATCGCGCGAGATCTCCTCGAGGAAGATCGTCCGGTACCATCGCGCATTGGAACCCACCCCGGCGATCACGCTGATCACCACCGGCAGTACGAGGAAGCGCGACGCGTCGAGACCCGGCGCATAACCCGAAATCGGCACCAGCGCCCACAGCTTGGAGACCAGCCACTGCCCGCCGATGATGTAGAAGAGGCTCGAGATCGACATCATCGCCACGCACAGCACGACGCCCCAGAAATCCAGGTAGCTCGCACGGAAGAACACCAGGATCAGCGCGAACGTGACGGATGCGAACAGGCCCAGGACGAAGGTCGGCAACGCCAGGGCAAGCGAGGGTCCCATGCGGTCGCGCATCTCCTGCGCGATGTCGCGTCCGTCATCGGCGCGCCCGAACTCAAACGTGAACATCCGCAGGGACTTCTGGAAGAAGATCGTCTCCGTGACCTGTCCACTCCCCTGCGCACCGGCATTGAAGAACAGCGGCCGATCGTAACCGCGCTCGACCTTCCAGCGCTCGATCGCTTCGGGCGTCACTCGCTTCACGCCGAGCTGCATGCGCGCCATGTCGTCGGGCGAATTGACGACAAAGAACAGCCCGAAGGTCACGAGATTGACGCCGATCAGGATGGGCAGCGCATACAGCAACCGGCGCAGCACGTACGCGAACATCAGCGGCCGCCTCCCAATGCCGTCGCGCGCTCGCGCCGCCGGTAATGGATGAACGCCGGTGCAATCGCGGCCGCCGCGAGCGCACCCAGCAGTATCAGCGGCCACACGATCGGCCGATTCCATTGCGCCCGCGCGGCGTCGCGCCGCTCGATGTCGATGCGCTGGTACTTCAGCGTGTTGCGCACCATGCTCCCGGTCTTGCGATTGAGCACCCAGCCGTGTTGCAGCGAATACGCCTTCGGATGGAAGCCGAAAATCCACGGCGCGTCGTGCTGCAGGATCGCGACCATGCGATCGATGACCGCCTGCCGCTCGGGACCATCGGGCATGCTCTTCATCTTCTCGAACAGTCGGTCGTACTCCACGTTCACGTAGTTGGCCGCGTTCTGGCCCGAATCCTTCACCTTCGCCTGGGCGCCGTGCAGCAGGAAGAGCATGTTTTCCGGATCCGGATAGTCGGCATTCCAGCCGAAGAAGAACAATTGCGCGTTGCCCTCGCGGATCTTGTCCTGGAAGCGGTTGTAGTCGGTCGCGCGCACCACGAACTGCACCCCGAGCTCGCGGAATTGCTTAGCCAGCCAGTCGGAACGCGCCTTGTCGCCCAGGCCGCCGGGCGTCGTGTCGAGGTTGAGGATCAGGGGCTCCCCGGTCTTCGCATCGCGCCCGTCCGGGTACCCCGCCTCGGCCAGCAGGCGGCGCGCCACGTCCTTGCTGCGCCGCATGGCATGGCCGTCGCGCCATTCGTACACCACCGGATTGATCCCGGCCTCACCTTCACGCGCGCCGAATATGCCCGGCGGAATCGGATGCATCGCCGTCACCCCGCGCCCGTTCAGGAATATCGACACGAACTCGTCCATGTCCAGCGCGACCGAGATCGCTTGTCGCAGTTTGCGCGCCCGCGCCTGTCCCTCGGCACCGGCTCCGCCACCGACGACGCTGTCGAGCATGTTGAAGCCGAGGTAGAAGATGGACGGTGACACCGAGGTCAGTAGCTGGATCCCCCGATCGCGCATGTCATCCGAAAGTGACACCTCGCCCTGACTCGTCATCGACACAGCCTGATCGAAGTTGTCCGACGAAACGCCGGAAGCGTCGTAATAGCCCTGCAGGAACTTGTTCCAGTACGGAATGCCCTCGCGCTCGCGCGTGAACACTATCTTGTCGATAAAGGGCATCGTCTTGCCACAGTCAACAAGCAGGCCCGCCTCCCGATCGTCCGGCTCGCCTTCGCACGGGAAGCTCTCGCCGCGGAAATTGGGATTCCGCGCGAGCACCATGCGTGCATTCGGATTGTTCTCCGACAGCATGTACGGGCCCGTCCCGATCGGCCACCAGTCCAGCGTCAGGTTGCGCTCGACCATGCCCGGCTGGCTATAGAAGCGATCGGCCTCCGGCGGGACCGGAGCGAAAAATGGCATCGACAACCAATACAGAAACTGCGGATAAGCCCCCTTCAGCGTGATCCGATACGTGTAGCGATCAACGATCTCGATGCCCGGAACGGCATGACGTTCCAGATCAAGTGCGCCGGATGTCCGGGAAGCCTCCTCGGCAAGCACTTTCTGCAAATTCTTGAGGCCTGGCAGGTACTCGGCGATCAGCTCGAAAATCGGCGAGTGCAGTCGCGGATGCGCGAGCCGCTTGATCTGATGAACGAAATCACCGGCTTCCAGCTCGCGCGTGCCCGTTTCGGCAAAATCGGTAAGGCCGCGCACGTCCTCGAGGTCGGCCGCCGACAAGGCCGCATAGCGCAGCGTGCCGTCCGCCCGCCGGGCGAGCGCCGGGTGCGGCTGGTAAAGGATTCCCGGCCGGATGCGGATCTCATAGACGCTCTTCGCAACCTGCGACGCCGGGGCGCTGTCCGGCAGTTCGCGCCCTGCTTTGTCATAGCGCCGCACCACCGGCATTGCCGCCGCGCTGCCCGGAGCCAGCGTGTACGGCCGCTTCAGGTAGTGATACTGAAGCGGCGGCTCATAGATCTGGTACAGGAAGGTGGCCTCATCCTCGCTGTACGACTGCACCGGGTCTAGGTGCTTCGGGCGATCCGTGAATGCCGAGTACATGATATTGCGCCCCTGCTCCGACGCCGGGTAGGGGTCGTTCCACACCGGCCCGCAGGCAGCGAGGAAGGCGCAAAACACCAGCAGGAGCGGGAAACGGCGCAACATGGCAGCCGATTCTACCTGCAAGCCGGCACGCTTCGCGCCCCGAAGCGATATGATCGTGGTTGCGCACGTCGACCATCGGCGCCCATCGGCTATAATCCGCCGACCATCAAGACGGAGCATTACCGAAAATGGGCTTTCTCGCCGGAAAACGCATTCTGATCACCGGACTGCTCAGCAATCGCTCGATTTCGTACGGCATCGCCAAAGCCATGCACCGTGAAGGTGCGGAACTCGCCTTCACGTACCAGAACGAACGCTTCCAGGACCGCGTAGCCAAAATGGCTGCCGAATTCGATTCGGACCTCATCTTCGCGTGCGACGTGCAGAACGACGAGGAAATCACCTCGCTGTTCGACCAGTTGTCGCAGAAATGGGATGGCCTCGACGGCCTCGTCCATTCGATCGCCTTTGCCCCGGGTGACGCCCTGGAAGGCGACTTCCTCGAAGGCTTCTCACGCGAAGCGTTCCGTATCTCCCAGGAAATCAGTGCCGGCAGCTTCCCGCTGCTCGCCAAGGCAGCACGCCCGATGATGAAGGGCCGCAGGGGCGCGCTCCTGACGATGTCCTACCTCGGCGCCGTGCGCACGATGCCCAACTACAACATCATGGGCATGGCCAAGGCAAGCCTCGAGAGCGCGGTGCGCTATCTCGCCGTCTGCCTCGGTCCGGAAGGCACCCGTGTTAACGCGGTCTCCGCCGGCCCGATCAAGACGCTGGCGGCATCGGGCATCGGCAACTTCAGCAAGCTGCTGTCGTTCAACGAGCACAACGCCCCGCTACGTCGCAACGTCACCATCGAGGAAGTCGGCAACGCCGCGGCCTTCCTCTGTTCGGATCTCGCAAGCGGCGTCACCGGCGAGATCATGTACGTTGACGGCGGCTTCAACACCACCGCGCTCGGCAACTCGGAACAGCCCTGACGCCAAGCCTCACGGTGGGCCGTGCGTTGCGCGGCCGTTAGTCAAAACAAGAACGCCCGATGCTCATGCATCGGGCGTTCTTGTTTGTACCTGAGGCAAGGGCCGCGCTTCGGCGTGCCCTTGTGGATCGCTTACTGCTGTTGCGGCCTGACGGCAGCCGTATTGATGTTCACGGCGTAACGTCCGCGGAGCGACGTCAGGAAGGCGTTGAAATCGCGCTCCGCAACCAGACGCTGGTACTGCCCTTCCAGCGCCTTGAGACGTTGATCGTCCTTCGCGATTTCGATGCGATTCACGCTCTCGATGCGGTAGACCGAATATCCGCCCCCCTGCATCGGTGACCCGACATAGGCCGGCAGCTTCGCGCCCGGTGCGCCGAACACCGCAGAAATCGCGGCCTCCGGCAGTTCCGGCTTCGCCCGCTGCACGGTGCGCACCGCGCTCCACTCGCCCGACACCGATTCGCCCTTCTGCAGCGACACGAGTGCAGCCTCCCCGCGTTCGGCTGCGAGCTTCGCCGCCTGCTCCGTCTTGAGCAGCTGTTCGATAGCGCCCTTTACCTGCTCGAACGGCGTCCGTTGTGCAGCCTGATGCTCCACGACGCGGGCGGACACCAGCGTTCCACGCGACACTTCGACGGCCTCGACGTTACGCTGTTTCGTCACCGCCTCGTCCGAGAACAAGGCATTCAGCAGTTTCTCGTTCGTGTAGTCGCCCACCGCACCGCCAACCCGCTCGATCCAGTCGGTCGTGCGAATCTGGAGCTTCAGCGTGTCCGTCACCGGTTTCAGGCTGTCCGACTGCTCATACACGGTGTTCGAGAACACCTCGGCCTGCTCCGCGAATTTCTTGCTTGCTTCCAGACGCTTGAGTTCTTCGACGATCTCGCCCTTCACCTCATCGAACGGCCGGGCGTGAGCCGGCTTGATGTCGGTGACCTCGATGATGTGGAAACCGAAATCCGAACGCACGACTTCGCTGATCTGTCCCTTGCCGAGGCCGAACACGGCATCCTCGAACGGCTTCACCATCGCACCCCGGCCGAAGAATCCGAGGTCGCCCCCACGCGACGCCGAACCTGGATCTTGCGACTCCGCCGTAGCCAGTTCCGCGAACCGCTTCGGATCGGCGCGCAGCTGCTTCAGGATCCCGGCTGCCTTTTCGTTCGCCTTCGTCACTGCATCGGCAGACGCATCAGCCGCGGCGGAGATCAGGATATGCCGTGCACCGCGTTCTTCAGGCTGGCTGAAACGTTCCGCATTGGCTTCGTAGAACTTGCGGGCAGCCTCGTCCGACACGCTCACCTGACCGAGCACCGCATCCTGGTTGAAGACCACATACTCCGCACGCAACCGGGCCGGCCGCTCGAAACGAGCTCCGTTCGCATCGTAGTACTGCTTCGCCGCGTCGTCGGCCAGCTTCACCTCCCCGACAAACCGGTTCGCGGGAAACTGCAGTTCACTGATCTTCCGTTCCTCAAGCTGCGCCGTCAGAAAGCGCCTGATTGACTCACGCGAAGCGAACGCCGAATCGCCGACTGCCTGCGCCACCTGCTGCATCCGCAGGTCCTGCGCGAGACGAGACTCGAACATGGCGGGAGTCATCCCCTGAGCGCGCACCGCCGCCTCGTAACGCTCGATCGAAAAGCGCCCATCCTGCTGGAACGCATCCACTCCCGCGATCACCTGCTGCAACTGCTGCGGCGTCACGATGAGCCGACTGTCGGCCGCATGCAGCGCCAGCAGACGCTGGTTCACCAGGTTCTCCACCACCGAACGACGGATCGGCTCCGAATCGAGCAATGCCCGATCGACCTCGCCCCCCATCGACTCCCGCAGCCGGTCCTGCTGCTCGCGCAAGGCCTGATCGAACTCTGCGGTTGAAATCTTCGACTTGCCGACCGTGGCGACGTCCGTCCCGGCGGGCCCTTCCTGGAAATACGAATCCAGCCCGAAGAAAGCGAAGGGGACGATCAGCAGCGCAAGGATGATCTGCGCCACACGTTTGTTATTGCGAACTGATTCCAGCATCGTTGAGTTCCGTGAAATCCCTAGAGGATGGCAAGGCGGCCTGCGCCGCGGACATAGGCGTAGGATTATCGCATTGCACGGCACGCGAGGCCAAACGTCACGGGCACCCCTCGATCAAAGCCGCCACACGCGTAGTCCCGCTTCGCGAAGCACATTCGGGTTGAAACTGCTCTTTACATCGACGAACACGCCCGCCTTCACCACCTTGCGTTGAATATCCTCGAGCGCAAGTCCGACGATCTCGCGGTGCGCCACTGCCGCCACGATCGCATCCGCGCGCGGCAAGTCATCCCACGTCGAGAGCGTCACGCCGTACTCGTGCATCACCTCGTCGGCATCAGCCCAGGGATCGTACGCAAAGACCTCGACCCCATAGCTCTTCAGCTCGTTGATGACGTCCGCCACCTTCGAGTTGCGAATATCGGCGCAGTTTTCCTTGAACGTCAGGCCGAGAATATTCACCCTCGCGCCTTTGACGTAGCTCCCCGCCGCGATCATGTTCTTGACGGTCTGCTCGGCAATGTACTTGCCCATCCCGTCGTTGATGCGGCGTCCCGCCAGAATGACCTCCGGGTGGTAACCCAGCATCTCGGCCTTGTGCGTCAGATAGTACGGGTCCACCCCGATGCAGTGTCCCCCCACCAGCCCCGGGGAAAACCGCAGGAAATTCCACTTTGTTCCCGCAGCTTGCAGCACCTCGGAGGTATCAATGCCGACCTTCTCGAAAATGATCGCCAACTCGTTCATCAGCGCAATGTTGAGGTCGCGTTGCGTATTCTCGATGACCTTGCTCGCCTCCGCGGCCTTGATGCTCGACGTGCGATGCACTCCCGGCTCCACGATCATTTCGTAGAGCGCCGCCACCTTGCCGAGGGTCTCCGGCGTATCACCCGATACCACCTTCACGATTTTCGACAGCGTGTGCTCGCGATCACCCGGATTGATCCGCTCCGGTGAGTACCCGACGAAGAAATCTTCCTTCCACTTAAAGCCGGACTCGCGTTCGAGAACCGGCACACACACCTCTTCCGTCGCCCCCGGATAAACCGTCGATTCGTACACCACCACCGCGCCACGCTTCAGGTTCTGCCCCACCGTGCGACTTGCACCAACGAGCGGCCCGAAGTCCGGAATATGCGCGTTGTCCACCGGCGTCGGTACCGCAACGACAACGATATCAGCCTCCTGCAAACGCGCAGGGTCGGCGGTGTACTCCGCATATTTCGCAGCAGCCAACTCGGAATCTGGTAACTCCCGCGACGGGTCAATGCCCCGATTGCACGACTCCACCTTGGGAACCGAAATATCGAAACCGATCGTCCGAACGCGCTTTCCAAATTCGATGACAAGCGGAAGACCTACGTAACCGAGACCAATGACGGCGATGGTAGTCATATTGTTAGCTCAAAGAAATAAAAACTAGATCGAAAACTCTGCGCCTGATCTACCGCTCGTGGATAAATCCACGCAACGCAGTGAGCAGCTTCGCGGAGGCAATATCAGAAATAGGCACACCAGAATCACGAACCCCAAGCGCGCGCTCGATGGCCCCTGGCAATTCACGAGCATCCATTGCTACGAAAACTCCCGGCCGATTCTTCAGCCACTTGGCTGTAGCGACCTGATGGTCGTTTCGCGTTTCCTGAAGGCTACCCAAGCGCGGCATCAATACAATCGGCTTTGCCGCCTGTAGTGCAGTCAAAACCGAACCCATTCCAGCATGCGCAACGATCAGATTCGACGCTTCGACCAGCTCACTAAAACGAGCAGGAGCAACTGCTGCTTCGTACTTCATAAATCGGGGCTTCAATGACGTAATGCCAACTTGGGCCACAATTTCGACACTCACGGCTCGCGTTTCAGCCCATTCGTCCATCGCGCCAACCAAGCGATCGAATGGCATCTGCGAGCCAACCGTCACGAATATCAAAGCACGCCCCCTTCGTAACGCGGCCCTTCATTTTTCGCCAAGTGCTCCCACTGCGTAAGCCAAAGGTCTGCGAACCCCCTGACCCTTAGGCCGGAAAGGGACACCTGTTCCACATTTGCAATACTGTCCAGCCAGACCGTCTTCGCGCCGAGCCATTTCCCGATGCGAAGAGCCACCACTCCAGGAGCTGCCCCTGTTGAAATGACCACATCCGGTCGCTCTCGGACGACGATAAGACAAACCTGAAAAACCATCTTCAGAAGATCCCAGCGGCTCCACCGCGTTGCGTCAGTGATGGAGTAGAAACGCTCATTGGGGACCTGATCGCGGTAACTTTCCTGCACTGTGACGAAAGCCACGTCGCATCCAGCGAAAGCCTCGCGCAAGCGCATTAGCTGAACCCAGTGCCCGCCGCCGCTAGCGACGGCCAGAATCCTCTTTCGGCGACTTTCCATTTTTACCTAACCGGATTAAAGAAAACGCCTTGCGACCCCAAGCGTTCGTAAGTTTGCGAGTACTGCCGCATGACGACATCTATCGAATATCGCTCTTTGACAAAGTCATAAGCTCGCTGACGCAATCGTTGGCGCAGCGATGAATCCTTTCCGAGTTGAATCAATGCACGTGCAAGGGACATAGAATCACCGGCATCAATAAGGATTCCGGTCTCCCCATCGCAAACAACATCCGGCACGCCCCCGACAGGCGTAGTAATTACGGGAACCCCGTGCGCCATAGCCTCCAGTACACCGACCGGCAGTCCTTCAAAGTACGAAGGGAGGACAAAAATGCTTGCATTGCTCAGTAACGCATCCTTATGCGCACCGTCGACCCACCCAGGCAGAACAATGGCTGCGCTGACTCCGAGGCGCTCGGACTGCGTACGGATTTTGGCTTCACCTTCATCACCCGCGAGCACAAAGCGCATTCTCGGACACTCGCCAATAACAGCGGGCACCGCATCGACCAAGTCGAATACACCCTTCTTTTCCCGAAGTCGCCCCAGAAATAGAACATCAGTGAGGTTTGGGTCGTACGCCGGCAACGTGTCAGGCACTCGCACCGGGTTACCGATCACTTCAACGCGAATGCGTGAATCCATCGCCGCAATCCGGTCGCACCAACATGGTGTCAGACACACCACGGTCGCAGCCTCCCGAAGGGTCTTTCTCACCCACCATTTAGCTGTGCTGCCGCACTCCGCCTCGAAGAAAACCGGAAATTCCCCGCTGTGAATATGAAAAACATACGGCACTGAAAACAAACGCGACAACGCGCAGAGAATTGATTTGCGCCAGAAGCTTCCGCGCGACGCGCTGTGGGCATGAACCAGCCCGACACGCCCCCGCATCAACATCCACACCAGTTGCAGAGCAATGAGCGACATCACACGCACTTGTCTCACTAACCCGCCGCCCTCATACGACGCAAGGTATCTCACTCCGTACCGCGAAAAAAAACCGGCGTCGGCAAGGCTGCGGATCACCGAAGTCATACCACCAGGTGA
It contains:
- a CDS encoding ABC transporter permease, which produces MGFLPVLLWTDVLFFLLLAIGVATVVHVRREAPLRAAWGRVGGRASGMASAVILLAFLAIGIVDSLHFRPLLPVANGAAENAPVAHSSEVLSALDVLLAPLRTRVEKTYSAPFATELYARETVELPGGGQARIYPRLAWAGAHLGEATDERDDDVARRIATGVAGAMEVWIAVTAILVVMLARRRGKGMGEAARALWRGETDLAWRAALVTFACVLVVTILAIKLAPYYHVFGTDKVGQDVLYLSLKSVRTALIIGTLTTLVMLPFAVALGIMAGYLGGWVDDVIQYVYTVLNAIPGVLLIAAAVLMMQVVIDTHPQWFSTAAERADARLLALCLILGITSWTGLCRLLRGETLKLRELEYVQAARAFGVGTSAILRRHVLPNVMHIVLIALVMDFSGLVLAEAVLSYVGIGVDPTTISFGTMINMARAELAREPAVWWSLMAAFAFMFVLVLSANLFADVVRDAFDPRRS
- a CDS encoding ABC transporter permease, giving the protein MFAYVLRRLLYALPILIGVNLVTFGLFFVVNSPDDMARMQLGVKRVTPEAIERWKVERGYDRPLFFNAGAQGSGQVTETIFFQKSLRMFTFEFGRADDGRDIAQEMRDRMGPSLALALPTFVLGLFASVTFALILVFFRASYLDFWGVVLCVAMMSISSLFYIIGGQWLVSKLWALVPISGYAPGLDASRFLVLPVVISVIAGVGSNARWYRTIFLEEISRDYVRTARAKGLSERVVLFRHVLKNAMIPILTGVVVVIPLLFMGSLLVESFFGIPGLGSYTIDAINAQDFAVVRAMVFIGSVLYIVGLILTDISYTLVDPRVRLE
- a CDS encoding ABC transporter substrate-binding protein, whose product is MLRRFPLLLVFCAFLAACGPVWNDPYPASEQGRNIMYSAFTDRPKHLDPVQSYSEDEATFLYQIYEPPLQYHYLKRPYTLAPGSAAAMPVVRRYDKAGRELPDSAPASQVAKSVYEIRIRPGILYQPHPALARRADGTLRYAALSAADLEDVRGLTDFAETGTRELEAGDFVHQIKRLAHPRLHSPIFELIAEYLPGLKNLQKVLAEEASRTSGALDLERHAVPGIEIVDRYTYRITLKGAYPQFLYWLSMPFFAPVPPEADRFYSQPGMVERNLTLDWWPIGTGPYMLSENNPNARMVLARNPNFRGESFPCEGEPDDREAGLLVDCGKTMPFIDKIVFTREREGIPYWNKFLQGYYDASGVSSDNFDQAVSMTSQGEVSLSDDMRDRGIQLLTSVSPSIFYLGFNMLDSVVGGGAGAEGQARARKLRQAISVALDMDEFVSIFLNGRGVTAMHPIPPGIFGAREGEAGINPVVYEWRDGHAMRRSKDVARRLLAEAGYPDGRDAKTGEPLILNLDTTPGGLGDKARSDWLAKQFRELGVQFVVRATDYNRFQDKIREGNAQLFFFGWNADYPDPENMLFLLHGAQAKVKDSGQNAANYVNVEYDRLFEKMKSMPDGPERQAVIDRMVAILQHDAPWIFGFHPKAYSLQHGWVLNRKTGSMVRNTLKYQRIDIERRDAARAQWNRPIVWPLILLGALAAAAIAPAFIHYRRRERATALGGGR
- a CDS encoding SDR family oxidoreductase; this translates as MGFLAGKRILITGLLSNRSISYGIAKAMHREGAELAFTYQNERFQDRVAKMAAEFDSDLIFACDVQNDEEITSLFDQLSQKWDGLDGLVHSIAFAPGDALEGDFLEGFSREAFRISQEISAGSFPLLAKAARPMMKGRRGALLTMSYLGAVRTMPNYNIMGMAKASLESAVRYLAVCLGPEGTRVNAVSAGPIKTLAASGIGNFSKLLSFNEHNAPLRRNVTIEEVGNAAAFLCSDLASGVTGEIMYVDGGFNTTALGNSEQP
- a CDS encoding SurA N-terminal domain-containing protein, with protein sequence MLESVRNNKRVAQIILALLIVPFAFFGLDSYFQEGPAGTDVATVGKSKISTAEFDQALREQQDRLRESMGGEVDRALLDSEPIRRSVVENLVNQRLLALHAADSRLIVTPQQLQQVIAGVDAFQQDGRFSIERYEAAVRAQGMTPAMFESRLAQDLRMQQVAQAVGDSAFASRESIRRFLTAQLEERKISELQFPANRFVGEVKLADDAAKQYYDANGARFERPARLRAEYVVFNQDAVLGQVSVSDEAARKFYEANAERFSQPEERGARHILISAAADASADAVTKANEKAAGILKQLRADPKRFAELATAESQDPGSASRGGDLGFFGRGAMVKPFEDAVFGLGKGQISEVVRSDFGFHIIEVTDIKPAHARPFDEVKGEIVEELKRLEASKKFAEQAEVFSNTVYEQSDSLKPVTDTLKLQIRTTDWIERVGGAVGDYTNEKLLNALFSDEAVTKQRNVEAVEVSRGTLVSARVVEHQAAQRTPFEQVKGAIEQLLKTEQAAKLAAERGEAALVSLQKGESVSGEWSAVRTVQRAKPELPEAAISAVFGAPGAKLPAYVGSPMQGGGYSVYRIESVNRIEIAKDDQRLKALEGQYQRLVAERDFNAFLTSLRGRYAVNINTAAVRPQQQ
- a CDS encoding nucleotide sugar dehydrogenase is translated as MTTIAVIGLGYVGLPLVIEFGKRVRTIGFDISVPKVESCNRGIDPSRELPDSELAAAKYAEYTADPARLQEADIVVVAVPTPVDNAHIPDFGPLVGASRTVGQNLKRGAVVVYESTVYPGATEEVCVPVLERESGFKWKEDFFVGYSPERINPGDREHTLSKIVKVVSGDTPETLGKVAALYEMIVEPGVHRTSSIKAAEASKVIENTQRDLNIALMNELAIIFEKVGIDTSEVLQAAGTKWNFLRFSPGLVGGHCIGVDPYYLTHKAEMLGYHPEVILAGRRINDGMGKYIAEQTVKNMIAAGSYVKGARVNILGLTFKENCADIRNSKVADVINELKSYGVEVFAYDPWADADEVMHEYGVTLSTWDDLPRADAIVAAVAHREIVGLALEDIQRKVVKAGVFVDVKSSFNPNVLREAGLRVWRL
- a CDS encoding glycosyltransferase, which codes for MTVGSQMPFDRLVGAMDEWAETRAVSVEIVAQVGITSLKPRFMKYEAAVAPARFSELVEASNLIVAHAGMGSVLTALQAAKPIVLMPRLGSLQETRNDHQVATAKWLKNRPGVFVAMDARELPGAIERALGVRDSGVPISDIASAKLLTALRGFIHER
- a CDS encoding glycosyltransferase family 4 protein; the protein is MLGTSLQSPGGMTSVIRSLADAGFFSRYGVRYLASYEGGGLVRQVRVMSLIALQLVWMLMRGRVGLVHAHSASRGSFWRKSILCALSRLFSVPYVFHIHSGEFPVFFEAECGSTAKWWVRKTLREAATVVCLTPCWCDRIAAMDSRIRVEVIGNPVRVPDTLPAYDPNLTDVLFLGRLREKKGVFDLVDAVPAVIGECPRMRFVLAGDEGEAKIRTQSERLGVSAAIVLPGWVDGAHKDALLSNASIFVLPSYFEGLPVGVLEAMAHGVPVITTPVGGVPDVVCDGETGILIDAGDSMSLARALIQLGKDSSLRQRLRQRAYDFVKERYSIDVVMRQYSQTYERLGSQGVFFNPVR